In Danio aesculapii chromosome 17, fDanAes4.1, whole genome shotgun sequence, the sequence acatgacattaagatgcctaaaggtttaaaaaaaaaagcctatatgTCAAAAGAAGATGGataaatgagaacctttctgtcatgaactatagtaaaacagcctGTCAAAAGCTGCCAACAGATTACATACAGAAacagagaaaagagcactctttaattatcagctgttagtcagcgcccgctcttttttttcctggtcattgcccctttgccgtgtgctgtgtaaatgcagacgatcggatactagtcacttttaaaagatgatgtaagcaggtcaaaaaaatcggatacagtcacaaaatcggaattgaccatcaagatctgcagtgtaaatgcagctttaAGTCAACTTCAGCTTatttcagtcaaaaaaaaaaaaacatttcattaatccAATTGTttcaataagaaaaataatactaacaatgaaaACTATGGCCATTTTTCTCTACCGAtctattaaactgcatttttaaatcCTTTTGCTTTCGCATTTCCACAGCACATCACACCACCACTCCATTAAATCAGCATCTGGCCACGTTTTCCCTCAGAAGTGCCTGTGTAAAAGTATAAATGTGTGCTGTGACTCACTGTGAGGTTGTCTCTCAGTAGCTGCATGATAAGAGTGCTGTCTTTATAGGACTCTTCATTCAGAGTATCCAGCTCTGCTATGGCCTCATCGAAAGCCTACATTTGAACGGAAAACACTCGcggttaaaaataaaacatgtctaCATCCACAGGGGACAGCAAGCACGGTCATCAGGAACGTACCTGTTTAGCAAGAGAGCAGGCCTTTTCTGGGGAGTTGAGGATCTCGTAGAAGAAGACCGAGAAGTTGAGAGCGAGACCCAGACGAATGGGGTGTGTGGGCTGCATCTCTGTCTTGCTGATATCAAACGCTTTCTGGTAAGCATCCTGAGAGTTCTCTATGGTTGCtgggaaaaaaacacaaaaaaacggCTTTGTAAGGCATATCGAGTACAATAATGTCAACAGTAAGGGGTTGTTTGAGGCTAGCGGAGCTTTAACTACTGCGTTGAACATTGCTTTGGTTATatcttacatttattttgttgttgttcttgtaaTATGACTTAACTTACATTATCTAGCTTGTTCAATATTTGTACAAAAGTCGATCATACTTTGAAAGTGTTTAATAAGTGATGTCTTGCATGTTTGTTGACATAATTTCACATGAGTTGTATTAGATTTGCTTTATAATTTGTACCTTTtacaactgtttttttatttaagtaatgTAATGCATATAAATAATTAGTGCCGGACAAAAATGAATCACGTTTGATCGCAtccaaaataacatttattttgacacaacatatgcatgtatatttattatgtacagtcgaagtcagaattattaacttaaattttaacttaatattaacttaaattaaattaattttttttaaatatttcccaaatgatgtttaacagagcaaggaaattttcacagtatgtctgataatattttttcttctggagaaagtcttatttgttttattttggctagaataaaagcagtttttcattttttaaaaaccattttaaggtcaaaattattaactcctttaagctatatatattttccgatagtctacagtctatgagttattaaaactattatgattagaaatgtgttgaaaaagtttgtgtgtgtatcacatatacataatgaatatatataatacacacacacacacacacacacacacacacacacgtatattatgtcaaaaatgtttattttgtatgcGATCAAAAGCAAATCTTTGCTCagcactataaaaaatatatactataaacACGTTTCTTGCATAAAACCGGGTTTCTGTACGTTTTCGCAAAGGTAATTTAAGGCTTTAAAGATTTGTGCATACCAGGACTAACATGTAACACCTAGAGATTAAACAACGGGTGTTAATGTGAGTGTGCACATCAACGCACAAAACACCAGGGctaaaagtgtaaaaataaaaaactctggCTCATTTTCTTTGGTTTGAGATGCTGCGTCAAAACATTCAATTAGGGCTGTGACAATAAATCAATGCTGCAATTCACAGACTGCATTGTGATTCTCGCTTGAATAATTCTTAGCTCACCAGATGGCGCTGTTTACTTAACCAACTCTGCCAATCCTTTCACCTATCACTCGAACGCAAACAACCGTTAATAAAgttaatgatttaatgaaaatgtttaagTGAATTGCAACAGTGTTCATAGTGAGCTGTGTGCAATAggatatatgcacagctagtgtttcttcccatacggGTAAACTTCCtttgaaagcttaatgtgactttttaaaattgtatacagttccttttacagcattgatgctgtaatgtaattaaaatataatcagttaaatagacttcagagTTCATTAAGTTGTATTagagtaaaacgagatgaaaagccatgTACACATACACccatcaggattagcaggctagcgcagaagctccattgaaaataccggggtaaaataaatgttcatattttaaagacatggctcaaaaagtaatttaatgcagtgtttcttaaacattctgagacccactttatattggatatcaatcaggcagtggagattgttgatttttaaagaaaacagagcttaaacgtgctgattttgtaacggcatacagttcaccgtaAACGATTGACCTGggttactaaattaaatataaaaattaaaagtcctaccacatacttctgcatatatcCTATTACAGTACATAACCGAATGCACAAGCATTCTTTGTGCTCATGAAGAGTGAACGATTCAAAACTAGCCTGGAGCTCAGAATCGATTCCAGAGAGAATCGCGACGCACTTCAGAAAGAAGAACTGATTCATGAATATCCATTTGATTACACTGATTTATTGTCCCAACCCTACATTAaatatacagtgcctatagaaaatcgtCATACCCCTTTGAAATATTTACTTCATGtcatacagcctgaaatcaaatcaccTTACAAATAATttttccagcctttgaaatgttttgtagCTTTTTTTCTAACCTGTAGCCTTCTACAACTTTATCCTGAaaaaagagattttttcaacacatttctaaacataatagttttaataactcatctctaataactgatttattttatctttgccatgatgacagtaaataatatttgactagacattttcaagacacttctatctagcttaaagtgacatttaaaggcttatctatgCTAATTAGGCATATTAGGTAAATTATGCAAATCATTgaataatgatagtttgttctgtagactatcgaaaacaaaattacttaagggggataataattttgaccttaaaatgatttttaataaattaaacacttcttttattctagccgaaataaaacaaataagattttctccagaagaaaaaaaaatattttaggaaatacagtgaaaaattctttgctctattaaacataatttggaaactaaaaaaaaaattcagaggaggggttaataattttgacttcaactgtatatgaacacatttaattattaataactgtattggtaaattaataaatactgctATAGCAAATTTTTGACTTGCACATATAAAAATGTGTACACTGGTTAAAGAAAATCCTTACTGTTGCGACCTACAAAGCTCAAATGATGAAATCAGAAAGAGTATCTGTAGTGAGCAGATAATGATCGGTCTATACTCCGACACGAGACAAACTTCCCCTTGTTTAGATGTTTCCAGTTACATCATACTAAGGAAAGTCCAGTCCTCCGTTTCACAGAAGCATGTCTGTAAAAGCCACTAAACCAGCAGCCGTGCATTCTTACCTTTCTTGTCGTCTCCTGCAGCCACTTCAGCCAGGTATCTGTAGTAGTCACCCTTCATCTTCAGGTAGAAGACTTTGCTCTCGGGATTTGAGGAATTCTCAATTAAATATTTGTTCAGAAGCtcctgtaagaaaaaaaaaacaaatgaaagaaattaaGCAAAAGTGTACTTCATTTGTTACATGTACATAAGAGTCCGTAAGAACAAATTTTGTCACCCGAGTAGCAGTATTTGTATCTCTATATAACATTTGAAGAGAAAAAGCTCAGATACTGGTTGAGAATGAATCTTTctagagtgcatgtgtgtgaggaATTAACTCAAAGACtttatacagatgaagtcagaattattcagttTTAGACTCAAATTATTCcgaatatttctgttttaaatatttcccaaatgatgtttaacagagcaaggaaattttcacagtatgtctgataatattttttcttctggaaaaagtcttatttgatttatttcggctggaataaaagcagtttttaattttaaacaccattttgaggtcaaaattattagcccctttaagctatatattttttcgatagtctacagaacaaaccatcgttatataataacttgcctaattaccctatcctgcctagttaacctaattaacctagataagcttttaaatgtcactttaa encodes:
- the ywhaqb gene encoding tyrosine 3-monooxygenase/tryptophan 5-monooxygenase activation protein, theta polypeptide b, coding for MDRTELIQKAKLAEQAERYDDMASCMKSVTEAGSELSNEERNLLSVAYKNVVGARRSAWRVISSIEQKTEGNDKKLQMVKEYREKVESELRDICNDVLELLNKYLIENSSNPESKVFYLKMKGDYYRYLAEVAAGDDKKATIENSQDAYQKAFDISKTEMQPTHPIRLGLALNFSVFFYEILNSPEKACSLAKQAFDEAIAELDTLNEESYKDSTLIMQLLRDNLTLWTSDNAPDEGEGGEGGEN